From the genome of Verrucomicrobiia bacterium:
TGAAAATACGGCCGGCGGCGGCCACGGCGACCTGGGGGAGCGGGGCGTAGCGCGGATCCGCCAGGAATTGGGTGAGATAGGGGCCCCGGGCTACCTGGTCCCGGGAAACCGGGTTGTTATCCGGGGAGTGATAGGGGTGGATCCAGTCATCCACGCCGGGAGGAAAGGGTTTGATGAGGGTCTTCTGCCCCAGAATGAGCTGCCCGCCGGGGCGGGTGACGCGCAGGGCCTCCGCTTCGGGCATCTTCAAGGCTGCGCCCAAGGGCAGGGTGACATCCGCCAGGTGATCGGCCAGGTGCAGGCGGTCCAGGGGGCCTTCCTCGATGAAAATGCGCACTCCGTACCATCCGGCCCGGGCGGCGTTTTGGCGGGCGGTTTCCACTTCGGCGGCCGTGGGGAGCTGCACATAACAGAGCAGCTCGGAGCCGCGGCAAAGCTGCAGGGCGGTTTGCGCGCCGCGGTCTCCGGGCAGGGCCACCAAGCCGCGTTGCAGCGCAAAAGGGCGTGGGGGGGAGGCGGGCTCGGCCGCGCAGAGTATCCAGGCGCTGCAGCTCAGGGCTGCGAGGATTGCGGCCATCCAGGAAGATGCGGGACCTGACTTGCGCATACGGCTTGCCGCAGTAACATAACCCGGCGGCGCGGGGCGTGGCGAGCGGTTTTTAGACGGCAAAAAAACGTCAAAATTTTGCCAAAAGTGGCTTGCCAAGCAGGGGGGAAACCGCAAGATTTGTCCGTTAGTTTAACGCTTTTAACACGGAATCTTTTATGGCTGACAAAGCAAACAAATACCCGATCAACGCGCCGGGCAAGTATTACGTGGACAATCAATGCATTGATTGTGACCTGTGCCGGGAGACCGCGCCGAACAACTTCAAGCGCAACGAGGAAGGCGGCTTTTCCTACGTGTTCAAACAACCGGAAAACGAGGAAGAAGTCAAACAGTGCGAAGAGGCGATTGCCAACTGCCCGGTGGAAGCCATCGGCAGTGATGGTGAGTAAGCCGGTAGGACTGATTTTTATCCAACCCCGCCAGCGCCCGGCTGACGGGGTTTTTTCATGGGCGCCCCTGTTCGAGGGGCAGGCCCAGCAGCCGGCGCCGCAACAAGTCCAAGGCCTGTTGCGAGGTGACGTATTTGAACGTCTCGCGGTCCATGGCATTCAGGTGCGCTTGCACGTGAATCCCGTCCCGCCACG
Proteins encoded in this window:
- a CDS encoding ferredoxin, producing the protein MADKANKYPINAPGKYYVDNQCIDCDLCRETAPNNFKRNEEGGFSYVFKQPENEEEVKQCEEAIANCPVEAIGSDGE